The following coding sequences lie in one Zingiber officinale cultivar Zhangliang chromosome 2B, Zo_v1.1, whole genome shotgun sequence genomic window:
- the LOC122048964 gene encoding uncharacterized protein LOC122048964 produces the protein MKILSLTTSSSGCERNWSTFEGVHTKKRNRLDTHRLNNLVFVQFNAKLMNKKNREKERNIEVLLASDASSAQDRIVDGADDEVEHDTGMTWKVVSDAMGADEALRLRRSSRLRELDEDDFQSESEEEVSVYEFDFESDEEHVIEEYGEGEELS, from the exons ATGAAGATCCTCTCTTTAACTACTAGTTCATcggggtgtgaaagaaattggagtacatttgaaggG gtgcatacaaagaaaaggaatAGACTAGATACACATCGATTAAATAATCTAGTCTTTGTTCAATTCAATGCAAAACTGATGAACAAGAAAAATAGGGAGAAAGAGAGGAATATTGAGGTTCTTCTAGCAAGTGATGCAAGTTCTGCACAAGATCGGATTGTTGATGGGgctgatgatgaagttgaacacGACACGGGCATGACTTGGAAAGTTGTTAGTGATGCTATGGGAGCAGATGAAGCGCTTAGGCTTAGAAGAAGTAGTAGACTTAGAGAACTTGATGAGGATGACTTTCAATCCGAGAGTGAGGAGGAAGTGAGTGTGTATGAGTTTGATTTTGAATCAGACGAAGAGCATGTCATAGAAGAAtatggagaaggagaggaattGTCCTAA
- the LOC122048129 gene encoding uncharacterized protein LOC122048129, translated as MASSTAPEGSGSGLVSVSQASQDCEVLKRKSNDVGWVYGMLIDAKNLDKVKCILCGKVMSGGVYRIKEHVAHIMGNVSACPKSSKDDQAKCRNAINEGKMKKRNKKIEEESLRSDVNIRKDIDVDEFQESFGTMKPSRTLGPMDKFSSVINPETSLNLAKSKREQSINDALFKERTSLVKEYVCRWAYEAGVSFNAVDRDSFKVMMEAVGQFGPGFKPPTRYEMSEPYLKKEVDRIKGLLKTNEEEWKLNGCSIMTDAWSDRKRRSIMNLCVNSRFGTVFLSSKESSDETHTSQLIYEYVEQCIQQVGPENVVQIVTDNASNNMGAAKLLKEKRPSIFWTSCATHSINLMLESIASIPRFKKVIDQAKALTIFIYAHHKTLALMRSYIKKRDIVRPGVTRFASAFLTLQSLSEKKSQLRAMFTSTDWEECKFSKSVKGKTSYTTVLSIGFWTGVSLCLKVFAPLVKVLRIVDADKKPSMGFVYGELLQAKKDIKNALSNVPKNYQHIIDIIDAKMKDRLDSPLHLMAYLLNPFYHYKDSLLYLDQTVSIGVIDCMDVIFLGDIDMQNIILSEELPMYKKKESIFGKPIAVKACSLNDDKFDPGN; from the coding sequence ATGGCATCTTCAACTGCTCCCGAGGGTTCAGGTTCGGGCTTGGTTAGTGTTTCTCAAGCTTCTCAAGATTGTGAAGTACTAAAACGAAAATCGAATGATGTTGGATGGGTGTATGGGATGTTAATTGATGCAAAGAACTTGGACAAAGTCAAATGTATTTTATGTGGGAAAGTTATGTCTGGAGGAGTTTACAGAATAAAAGAACATGTAGCACACATAATGGGAAATGTGTCTGCATGTCCAAAGTCTTCAAAAGATGATCAAGCTAAGTGTAGGAATGCAATTAATGAGGGAAAgatgaagaagagaaataagaaaaTTGAAGAGGAATCTTTAAGATCAGATGTGAATATTCGAAAAGACATTGATGTGGATGAATTTCAAGAGTCTTTTGGAACCATGAAGCCATCACGTACCCTTGGTCCTATGGATAAGTTTTCAAGTGTCATTAACCCCGAGACTTCTTTGAACTTAGCAAAGAGCAAGCGGGAACAAAGCATCAATGATGCTCTTTTCAAAGAAAGAACAAGTTTGGTTAAAGAATATGTTTGTAGATGGGCATATGAAGCTGGTGTTTCTTTTAATGCTGTTGATAGAGATAGCTTTAAGGTGATGATGGAGGCGGTTGGTCAATTTGGGCCAGGGTTTAAACCTCCTACTAGATATGAAATGAGCGAGCCGTATTTGAAGAAAGAGGTTGACAGGATTAAAGGCTTACTGaagacaaatgaagaagaatgGAAATTGAATGGGTGCTCAATTATGACAGATGCTTGGAGTGACAGAAAAAGGAGGTCAATTATGAACTTGTGTGTCAATTCTAGATTTGGCACCGTTTTTCTTTCCTCTAAAGAATCTTCAGATGAAACTCATACAAGTCAACTAATTTACGAGTATGTAGAGCAATGCATTCAACAGGTTGGTCCAGAAAATGTTGTTCAAATAGTAACTGATAATGCCTCAAATAACATGGGAGCTGCAAAGTTATTGAAGGAGAAGAGGCCATCAATCTTTTGGACCTCATGTGCTACTCATTCTATAAATCTTATGCTTGAAAGCATTGCAAGTATACCGAGGTTCAAGAAAGTCATTGATCAAGCCAAGGCATTaactatatttatttatgctcaccataagacCTTGGCATTGATGAGATCATATATAAAGAAGAGAGATATTGTGAGACCAGGGGTGACTAGATTTGCTTCAGCATTTCTAACTTTGCAAAGTTTATCTGAGAAAAAAAGTCAATTAAGGGCAATGTTTACTAGCACTGATTGGGAAGAATGCAAATTTTCCAAGAGTGTTAAAGGGAAAACATCTTACACAACAGTGTTGAGTATTGGATTTTGGACTGGTGTGTCATTGTGCTTGAAGGTTTTTGCACCTTTGGTGAAGGTGCTTCGAATTGTTGATGCCGATAAGAAACCATCTATGGGTTTTGTGTATGGTGAGCTTCTGCAAGCTAAGAAAGATATTAAGAATGCTCTAAGTAATGTTCCAAAAAACTATCAGCATATTATTGATATTATTGATGCAAAGATGAAAGATAGGCTAGATAGTCCACTGCATTTGATGGCTTATTTGTTGAATCCTTTTTATCATTATAAGGATTCACTTCTTTATTTGGATCAAACTGTCTCAATTGGGGTCATTGATTGTATGGATGTTATCTTTTTGGGGGATATTGATATGCAAAATATCATTTTGAGTGAGGAGTTACCCATGTATAAGAAAAAGGAGTCTATCTTTGGGAAACCCATTGCAGTAAAAGCATGTTCATTGAATGATGACAAGTTTGATCCaggtaattaa